Proteins found in one Triticum aestivum cultivar Chinese Spring chromosome 4D, IWGSC CS RefSeq v2.1, whole genome shotgun sequence genomic segment:
- the LOC123100312 gene encoding L-type lectin-domain containing receptor kinase IV.1-like has protein sequence MAASGAALCLSFVLLLVAVCCNSDVDFIYQGFQHAPNLSLDGSASVLRGGALQLTNGSERLVGHAFYGSPVALGTLDDSQSGGGLAVSSFSTAFVFDIVTVGTGGGHGLAFVVAPSRALPGASPEIYLGVLGPTTNGKASNHVFAVEFDTVTDLEMKETNGNHVGVDVNSLVSNVSEQAAYYTAENRKVPVKLESAQQIQAWIDYDGGTSLLNVTVAPVSVADRPQRPLISTKLDLRSVFKENMYVGFSSATGKLASSHYILAWSFRANGPAQPIDLRRLPKVPRQRTPAPKVLIIKFAAVACAGTLTLVAAAMVTVLWLRRRAALADKLEEWELEHPQRIPYIELYKATKGFRESGLLGSGGFGHVYKGVLGRRRSGEEVAIKRISSGTKQGMREFVAEISSLGRMRHRNLVELRGWCKHGNDLLLVYEFMPNGSLDAHLFGGGNKVLTWAQRLSVIRGVARGLLYLHEEWEHVVVHRDVKANNVLLGADMGARLGDFGLARLYEHGAAPGTTRVAGTLGYMAPELTVTSRATTATDVFSFGALLLEVACGRRPVEPGEAADVILVRWVRDCGLDGDLLRAVDPRLDGCYDAAEARLVLWLGMVCSQGRPEARPSMRQACQFLNGEETLPEDAVLMFSDPDSSVFPGSVLSSMTWSSSCGTMSVGSLHGGR, from the coding sequence ATGGCGGCATCCGGTGCTGCTCTGTGCCTCTCCTTTgtcctgctcctcgtcgccgtctgcTGCAACTCCGACGTCGACTTCATCTACCAGGGCTTCCAGCACGCGCCCAACCTGAGCCTGGACGGGTCGGCGTCGGTGCTGCGCGGCGGCGCGCTCCAGCTCACCAACGGCAGCGAGCGCCTCGTCGGCCACGCCTTCTACGGCTCCCCCGTGGCCCTTGGCACGCTCGACGACAGCCAGAGCGGTGGCGGACTCGCGGTCTCCTCCTTCAGCACGGCCTTCGTCTTCGACATCGTGACAGTCGGGACAGGTGGCGGCCATGGGCTGGCCTTCGTGGTGGCCCCGTCCAGGGCGCTCCCCGGCGCGTCGCCCGAGATCTACCTCGGCGTCCTCGGGCCGACCACCAACGGCAAGGCCTCCAACCACGTCTTCGCCGTTGAGTTCGACACGGTGACCGACCTGGAGATGAAGGAGACCAACGGCAACCACGTCGGCGTCGACGTCAACAGCCTCGTGTCCAACGTGTCCGAGCAGGCCGCGTACTACACCGCCGAGAACAGGAAGGTGCCCGTGAAGCTGGAGAGCGCGCAGCAGATCCAGGCGTGGATAGACTACGACGGCGGTACCAGCTTGCTCAACGTGACCGTCGCCCCGGTGTCCGTGGCTGACCGGCCGCAGCGGCCGCTCATATCGACAAAGCTTGATCTCCGGTCCGTCTTCAAGGAGAACATGTACGTCGGCTTCTCTTCGGCCACCGGGAAGCTCGCGAGCTCGCACTACATCCTGGCATGGAGTTTCCGGGCCAATGGGCCCGCCCAGCCCATTGATCTCCGGCGGCTGCCGAAGGTCCCGAGGCAGAGAACGCCGGCTCCCAAGGTCCTCATCATCAAATTTGCCGCCGTGGCTTGTGCGGGAACACTCACCTTGGTTGCGGCAGCGATGGTTACTGTGCTGTGGCTCCGGCGTAGGGCGGCGCTCGCCGACAAGCTGGAGGAGTGGGAGCTCGAACACCCCCAGAGGATTCCATACATCGAGCTCTACAAGGCGACCAAGGGGTTCAGGGAGAGCGGGCTTCTCGGCTCGGGCGGTTTCGGCCACGTGTACAAAGGCGTGCTCGGACGCCGTCGGTCCGGCGAGGAGGTGGCCATCAAGCGGATCTCCAGCGGCACCAAGCAAGGGATGAGGGAGTTCGTGGCGGAGATCTCGAGCCTGGGGCGGATGCGCCACCGTAACCTGGTGGAGCTGCGCGGGTGGTGCAAGCACGGCAATGACCTGCTCCTCGTCTACGAGTTCATGCCCAACGGCAGCCTCGACGCGCACCTGTTCGGCGGGGGCAACAAGGTGCTCACGTGGGCGCAGCGGCTCAGCGTCATCCGGGGCGTGGCGCGCGGCCTGCTGTACCTGCACGAGGAGTGGGAGCACGTGGTGGTGCACCGCGACGTGAAGGCCAACAACGTGCTGCTCGGCGCCGACATGGGCGCACGGCTCGGCGACTTCGGCCTGGCACGCCTCTACGAGCACGGCGCGGCCCCGGGCACCACGCGCGTGGCCGGCACCCTGGGGTACATGGCCCCGGAGCTCACCGTGACCAGCCGCGCCACCACGGCCACCGACGTCTTCTCCTTCGGCGCGCTGCTGCTCGAGGTCGCGTGCGGCCGCCGGCCCGTCGAGCCCGGCGAGGCGGCGGACGTGATCCTGGTGCGGTGGGTCCGGGACTGCGGGCTGGACGGCGACCTGCTGCGGGCCGTGGATCCGAGGCTGGACGGGTGCTACGACGCCGCGGAGGCGAGGCTGGTGCTGTGGCTGGGCATGGTGTGCAGCCAAGGCCGGCCTGAGGCGAGGCCCAGCATGAGGCAGGCCTGCCAGTTCCTCAACGGCGAGGAGACGCTGCCGGAGGACGCGGTGCTCATGTTCTCGGATCCCGACTCGTCCGTGTTCCCTGGGTCCGTGCTCTCGTCCATGACCTGGTCCTCCTCCTGTGGCACCATGTCGGTCGGCTCGCTGCATGGCGGTCGGTAA